A single window of Sander lucioperca isolate FBNREF2018 chromosome 22, SLUC_FBN_1.2, whole genome shotgun sequence DNA harbors:
- the si:ch211-141o9.10 gene encoding probable endonuclease 4 isoform X1, with protein sequence MGPKKRGARKRTSEEALGGEKHREGNEEEAEERGDRRRKNRGNNKYIGAHVGIQGGIWKAVGSCTEMGGSSFALFLGSQRSWKRPALDQTAAAKFREQCSLQEYDPAHILPHGSYLMNCGSPKEDVFEKSQALLVDELSRCSLLGLNLYNFHPGSSLGSITTEQCVAKIAGAINHAHQQTPSVVTVLENMSGQGSTVGGKFSELKSIIDKVRDQTRVGVCLDTCHAYAAGYDVAAVGGVKAMLDEFDQEVGLHYLKAIHLNDSKGKLGCHLDRHEDIGKGHIGISAFRDIVNEPRLDNIPLILETPGRPGFEYAEQIELLYSLCKKN encoded by the exons ATGGGTCCGAAAAAGAGAGGAGCAAGGAAAAGAACATCCGAGGAGGCTTTGGGAGGAGAAAAGCACAGAGAGGGCAATGAGGAGGAGGCTGAGGAGAGGggagacaggaggaggaagaaccgCGGCAATAACAAATACATTGGAGCTCATGTTGGCATTCAAG GTGGCATATGGAAAGCAGTGGGGTCATGCACAGAGATGGGTGGCAGCAGTTTCGCTCTGTTTCTGGGCTCCCAACGGTCATGGAAGAGGCCTGCACTGGACCAGACAGCTGCAGCAAAGTTTCGGGAGCAATGTTCCCTACAGGAGTATGACCCAGCTCACATCCTGCCTCATGGGTCCTACCTGATGAACTGTGGATCTCCTAAAGAGG ATGTGTTTGAGAAGAGCCAGGCCCTGCTGGTGGATGAGCTCAGCCGCTGCAGCCTCCTGGGCCTCAACCTCTACAACTTCCACCCTGGTTCCTCCCTGGGCTCCATCACCACTGAGCAGTGTGTGGCGAAGATAGCAGGAGCTATTAATCATGCTCACCAGCAAACACCTTCTGTGGTTACAG TGTTGGAGAACATGAGCGGTCAGGGCAGTACGGTGGGTGGGAAGTTCTCTGAGCTAAAGAGCATCATAGACAAAGTGAGAGACCAGACCAGAGTAGGAGTGTGTCTGGATACCTGCCACGCCTACGCAGCAG GATATGACGTGGCTGCAGTGGGAGGAGTGAAGGCCATGCTTGATGAGTTTGATCAGGAAGTGGGGCTCCACTATCTTAAAGCCATCCATCTCAATGACTCCAAAG GTAAACTAGGCTGCCACCTCGATCGCCATGAAGACATTGGTAAAGGTCACATCGGAATCTCTGCTTTCCGAGACATCGTCAATGAACCCAGACTGGACAACATCCCTCTGATACTGGAGACACCTGGACG GCCAGGGTTCGAGTATGCTGAGCAGATTGAACTTCTCTATTCCCTCTGTAAGAAAAACTAG
- the si:ch211-141o9.10 gene encoding probable endonuclease 4 isoform X2, which produces MGPKKRGARKRTSEEALGGEKHREGNEEEAEERGDRRRKNRGNNKYIGAHVGIQGGIWKAVGSCTEMGGSSFALFLGSQRSWKRPALDQTAAAKFREQCSLQEYDPAHILPHGSYLMNCGSPKEDVFEKSQALLVDELSRCSLLGLNLYNFHPGSSLGSITTEQCVAKIAGAINHAHQQTPSVVTGYDVAAVGGVKAMLDEFDQEVGLHYLKAIHLNDSKGKLGCHLDRHEDIGKGHIGISAFRDIVNEPRLDNIPLILETPGRPGFEYAEQIELLYSLCKKN; this is translated from the exons ATGGGTCCGAAAAAGAGAGGAGCAAGGAAAAGAACATCCGAGGAGGCTTTGGGAGGAGAAAAGCACAGAGAGGGCAATGAGGAGGAGGCTGAGGAGAGGggagacaggaggaggaagaaccgCGGCAATAACAAATACATTGGAGCTCATGTTGGCATTCAAG GTGGCATATGGAAAGCAGTGGGGTCATGCACAGAGATGGGTGGCAGCAGTTTCGCTCTGTTTCTGGGCTCCCAACGGTCATGGAAGAGGCCTGCACTGGACCAGACAGCTGCAGCAAAGTTTCGGGAGCAATGTTCCCTACAGGAGTATGACCCAGCTCACATCCTGCCTCATGGGTCCTACCTGATGAACTGTGGATCTCCTAAAGAGG ATGTGTTTGAGAAGAGCCAGGCCCTGCTGGTGGATGAGCTCAGCCGCTGCAGCCTCCTGGGCCTCAACCTCTACAACTTCCACCCTGGTTCCTCCCTGGGCTCCATCACCACTGAGCAGTGTGTGGCGAAGATAGCAGGAGCTATTAATCATGCTCACCAGCAAACACCTTCTGTGGTTACAG GATATGACGTGGCTGCAGTGGGAGGAGTGAAGGCCATGCTTGATGAGTTTGATCAGGAAGTGGGGCTCCACTATCTTAAAGCCATCCATCTCAATGACTCCAAAG GTAAACTAGGCTGCCACCTCGATCGCCATGAAGACATTGGTAAAGGTCACATCGGAATCTCTGCTTTCCGAGACATCGTCAATGAACCCAGACTGGACAACATCCCTCTGATACTGGAGACACCTGGACG GCCAGGGTTCGAGTATGCTGAGCAGATTGAACTTCTCTATTCCCTCTGTAAGAAAAACTAG